A stretch of DNA from Halobacillus litoralis:
GTCTTAAGCGTTCCGGAGACAACATCCCCTGTATTTTTGCGCTGTACCAGGAGTCCAATCAGGGCAAATAAACCGACAAGGATCGCAGGTGTACCTAAGATGTCTTTCATTATTAAATCAATCATGGGAGACGCTCCTTTGTAGTTTAATAGGGTTATGGGACTTTATAGATTCTGCGCTTCCAATGCTTCACGAAGCTCGTTCTTATCCATAAGGTTTCTTAATTTCACGACATTTTTTTGTCCGTCTTCCAGACTTTCTACGATATCTTCAGAACCTAAAAAGACATCCGCTTGTTCCGTTTTGGCTGTTGTTAAATCGGTGTGAGAAACTTCTGCTTCTTTCCCCATTTCGTTCAACGCTGCTTTAATATTCATCTCCACAATCATACTGCTTCCTAAACCGTTTCCACATACAACTAATACTTTTTTCATGACAAATTCCTCCTCTATGAATTTAAACTTCTACCGTTTGGTTGATTAGATCTATGACCTGATCTGGGTGATCGGCCTCTATTAAACGCTCTACCTGGCTGTCATCAGACAGCAGTTCTGTAAGCTGCGCTAATGCTTTTAAATGGGTTTGATTATCAATGGCTGCCAGTACGATGACAAGCTGTGCCCTGTGCTTATCTTTGTCAGAAAAGTAAACCGGGTCTTTTAGTCTTAATAAACTCATCCCCAATTGTTCAACGCCTGCTTCCGGACGTGCGTGGGGAATAGCGATTCATGGCGCAATGACAATATAAGGACCTAGTTCATTCACGTTATCGATCATCGCCTGGACGTATTCCGGACGGATGTACTGCTGATCAAGCAATGGCTTGGAGGCCACTTGAATCGCTTCTTCCCAATTGGAGATTTGGTCTCTGAACTGTATCGTTTGTGCTGTCAATAATTCATTGAGCATGGGCTTTTTCAGCTCCTTTGTCTGCGGGGTATTTTTTTCTAAAAGGTAAGACAATTCTTTTTTTAGTTCGTCCTTTCGATGAACCGTCGCATGGCGTTCGATGACATCCATCAAGTCGTCCGCCGTATCGTTCTCTGTCGAACTTGAACCGAAAAGTTCATTCATCCGCTGAATGACTCGTTCTTTCTCAACATTGGTTAATATTGCGGGAACATGGACCACAGGGATGTCTTTCGTTTTTATGAACTTTGTTGAAAAAATGACATCCGCCTGATGAGTGTTTCTTTGATACTCTCTCATGGATAAGGTATCGGTAATGTTCAATCCGGCAATTAAATTTTCAAGTTGAGTTCGTAACATATTGGATGTACCGATGCCGTTTTCGCAAACGATGATGGCTGTATGCTTTGTCTCCACCTGCTTCTTTTCTTTTGTCAGCCACCCTCCGAAGTGTAAAGTGATATAGGCAGCTTCCTCATCCGGAATCACCTTCCCGACATACATCTCTAAGTGCTTCATCACCCGT
This window harbors:
- a CDS encoding PTS sugar transporter subunit IIB, with the protein product MKKVLVVCGNGLGSSMIVEMNIKAALNEMGKEAEVSHTDLTTAKTEQADVFLGSEDIVESLEDGQKNVVKLRNLMDKNELREALEAQNL